In the genome of Gordonia rubripertincta, one region contains:
- a CDS encoding DUF305 domain-containing protein: MSETPESTTTPAGTETAPSRRSPALLALAAVAVLLVGVGLGLLIQASLADDSSGEDSPAANSAAVGFAQDMTRHHEQGVEMAAIELEHGTDPQVRSMAFDILTAQSNEIGQMQSWLTRWGQPVTNPGETMGWMGHGSSTEATGDDHGDMDHGDMDHGDHGATPAADVEQPAMPGMATSAEMERFRAMRGPEVDTTFLQLMLRHHEGGLHMMEYAANPDNVSQPYVRDLASAMKRTQDKEIGIITAMLEERNAQPLPMN, encoded by the coding sequence ATGAGCGAGACACCTGAGAGCACGACGACACCCGCGGGTACCGAGACCGCCCCGTCTCGTCGGAGCCCTGCCCTTCTCGCACTCGCCGCGGTGGCGGTGCTCCTGGTCGGCGTCGGCCTCGGCCTGCTGATCCAGGCGAGCCTGGCCGACGACTCCTCCGGCGAGGACTCCCCCGCGGCGAACTCGGCCGCGGTCGGCTTCGCGCAGGACATGACGCGTCACCACGAGCAGGGCGTCGAGATGGCCGCGATCGAACTCGAGCACGGCACCGATCCCCAGGTCCGCAGCATGGCCTTCGACATCCTCACCGCGCAGAGCAACGAGATCGGCCAGATGCAGTCGTGGCTGACCCGGTGGGGCCAGCCCGTCACCAACCCCGGCGAGACGATGGGCTGGATGGGCCATGGATCGTCGACGGAGGCGACCGGTGACGATCACGGGGACATGGATCACGGCGACATGGACCACGGAGATCACGGGGCCACTCCGGCCGCCGACGTCGAGCAGCCGGCCATGCCGGGCATGGCGACGTCGGCCGAGATGGAGCGGTTCCGCGCGATGCGCGGACCGGAGGTCGACACGACCTTCCTGCAGCTGATGTTGCGCCACCACGAGGGCGGGCTCCACATGATGGAGTACGCCGCGAACCCCGACAACGTCTCGCAGCCCTACGTCCGCGACCTCGCCTCGGCGATGAAACGCACCCAGGACAAGGAGATCGGGATCATCACGGCGATGCTGGAGGAGCGCAACGCCCAGCCGCTGCCGATGAACTGA